The DNA sequence GAGCATTACGCCGACAGCGCCGAGCTTTTTGCCGCGCTCGATTTCGCGCACCGATGATTGCGGATCGATGGGGTCGATCACCGTGACCCATTTTAGGCGCTCGGGACATTGGCTGGCGAGGTCGGCGACCCAGCTATTGTAGGCGCGCATCATCGCCACGGCCAACTCCCGATCGTAGGTGACCGGATAGGACAGAAACATTGTCGGATAGATCACCTGAAGCGCGGTGTTTTCCCGGTCCAATTGTTCAAGACGAGCTTTGACCGAGCGCATTTCCGCGCTTTCGACGGGATCATGGGGACTGATTCCCGGCGTGACTTTTGCCGCGACGCCGTTCTTGCTGAGGGGAAAGCCGGCTTGCTGATAAGGCCCGCTGCGCACCGGAAACGAGCGCGTATCGATCATCCAGTAGAGCGGCCCGTTCGGACCGGTCTCTAGAATACTCGGTCTGCGATCCTTCAGTTTAGGATCCCAGTATTTGTCGGAGAACGTCACTTCGGATTCCGATACATGGCCATCCGCGTCCCACGCCTTAATCATTTTCATCTCTTCGTTCAAATTGATCTTCATGCTCCATCGGGTTCAAGCGTGTTTGGTTGAATCTAAAATTCCCCGCTGCTTGCGGCGGGCACAACTAAATGGGGTTTCCAAAGGGGGCGAGCATCCCCTTTGGTCGCGAGCGGGGTTCATACCCCGATCGCGAAATGCCGAGTTGAATTGGAACGTATTTTCGGGGCCGGTGTTTACTCCTACGCTTTTACCTTCGGCAACACCTTCTCGCCAAACAAATCCAACTGCCGCGGATCGGGATCGGCGACGCCGATGATCAGCGTGTCGAGACCTTTGCTGAGAAAATAATTTATCTTCTCGACGCATTGCTCGGGGCTGCCGAGGATGGAGACCGGTTCGACGGCGGTTCGGATCCGGCCGTAGTAGCGCATGGTGTAGTCTTCGACGACTTTGATCGCTTTGGCTTTGTCGTCGTTGATCGCCATGAAAGCCAAGCTGGCTTTTTCAATGTCGTTGGGATTTCTACCTGCTGCCGCGGCGTAGCTGGCGACTTTGTCCCAGGTGACGTGGAAGTCGGCGATGGCTGAGCTGCCGGAGATAAAGCCGTTGGCCCAAGTGCCGGCGCGTTTGAGGGCAGCTTCGGCGCTGCCGCCCGTCCACAGCGGCGGATGGGGTTTTTGCACCGGTCGCGGGCCGACGCTCAAGTTCTCCACGTTGTAAAATTGCCCTTTGTGCGTGACGTTATCTTCGGTCCACAGCCGTTTCATCAGTTGCACTTGTTCGACCGCGCGGGTGCCGCGATGTTCATAAGGAATCTCGACGGCTTTGTAGTCGGGTTCGCGGCTGCCGAAGCCGAGACCGATGGTCACGCGGCCGTTGGAAATAAAATCGAGCGTCGAGATGATTTTCGCTAGATGCGCTGGGTGGCGCGTGTTGCCGAGCAGGACTGAAGTGCCGAGACGAATTTTCTGCGTCGCGCCGGCGGCGGCGGCGAGGATGGTCAGCGGTTCTAAATTGTCATAGGCGATGCGGTCGATGGTCCACATCGAGTCGCAACCCATGGCTTCGCATTTCTTGGCGAAGTTGACGACGTTTTCCGGTTTGGTGAGCGGTGCTGGGTTGACCCAGGCGAGTCCGATTTTGGCCATTGTGTTTTCCTTTCAGTTTAACCGTCGAGTCAAAATAGACCAGGCGATCGACTCTTTTCAAGGAGGATGGTCTGCGATATACGAGACAGCAGAGAAATCGTCTGCCGACTTTAACAGTGGAGGAACCAAGTTATGGACGCGTTTACTTATAAGCTCAAGACGCCAAAGATCACCGGTGGGAGAAGTCACATTCCGCTCGCTGACACTGAAATGATGTCGGTGGGGATTAATTATTATGCGGTGGGACGTATAAACAAACTCCATGCCCATTTCGGCGAGGATCATACGTTTGTTGTGTTGGACGGCCAGGCGACGTTCTACAACAAGGATCATCAGCCCACTGTGCTGAATAAAGGCGAGGCGATCATGTTGCCGGTGGGCACGCTTTACTACTTCGGCAATTCCGGCGATAAGCCGTTGGCGCTGTTGCGCGTGAGCGCGCTCAAGGGCAAGCCGGAATTTACCCGGGTGGACGCTGAAGGTAACAAGCGAACGGAAGTGGAAGATAAATATATTACGGTGGACGGCGAACCGATCCCTGGACAGTTTTGGGAACTGTCGTGATGGTTTGGCGAATTATCGATTGAGGATTGTCGAAGGAGGAATGGCGAGATGCAAGCGTCGACGTTTAAATTAAAAACCAATCTGCTCACCGGCGGACGGAGCCACACGCCGCTGGCAAAGTCCGGCGGCCTGACCATGGGACTAAATTTTTACACGCCGGGACGAAAAAATAAGCTGCACACTCATCCCGGTGAAGATCACGCCTTCGTGGTGATCGAGGGACAGGCAACCTTTTTCGATAAGGACAACCAGCCCACGGTGCTCAACAAGGGCGAAGGCATCATGCTGCCGGACGGTTACTACTATTACTTCGAAAGCACCGGCACGGTGCCATTAGCGATCCTGCGCTCGAGCGCGGCGCGTAAAGATCGGCCCGCCGTGCTGCGCGTCGACGTCAAAGGCGACAAGCGTATGGAAGAGGAGGAAGGTTTCGCGGTGGCGGATGGCGCCGCCATCGAAGGTCAGTATTGGGAGATGAAATAGTCGGTGAAGTCAGTATTGTCGCTACTGCTTGTGTTCGGGCTTGACGCTGGCAGTTCTGCTCACGCCCAATCACCTGCGGAGCGCACGAAGCTCATTGAGGAGGCCAAGAAGGAAGGCAAGGTGGTTTTCTACACCGGCTCTTCGGCCAACGATGGCAATGCGCTCAAAGCGGCGTTCGAGAAAAAGTATCCGTTCATCAAGATGGAATATTTTCGCGCCGGCAAAGATAAACTGCTGGGAAAATATTTAACCGAAGCGCGCAACAACACTTTTCTCGCCGATGTTTACCAGGGCAGCGTCTTTCCATTAGCCACTTTGCAACAGCGCGGCTTGCTGGCGCGCTATCGATCGGCGGAGCGCGAGGCGATTCACGACAGTCTGCGGCCCAAGGACGACTACTGGGCGCCGGTGGTGTTGAACGCCATGACCATTGCCTACAACACCCGGCTGGTCAAAGGCGACGACATTCCCAAAAGCTACGACGATCTTTTATTGCCGAAATGGAAGGGCAAGCTCGGCCTCGATCTCAACAAGACCGAATGGTATGTGGCGATGTTGCAGCTGCTTGGCGAAGAAAAAGGCCGCAAGTACATGGACGCTTTGAGCAAGCAGAACGTCCAAGCGCGCGACGGCAACACCATTGGCGGCCAGCTGCTCGCCGCCGGGGAATATGCCATCGTCGTGTCCCAATATCCGACCAGCGTCGAAGAGATGAAAAAATCCGGCGCGCCGATCGAATGGATCGCGCTGCAGCCACATCTAGTTTACGCGCAGGTGTTGGCGTTGACAGCGAAGAACTCGCACCCGGCGGCGGGAAAGTTGTTTATCGATTACTGCTTGTCGGTCGAAGGCCAGACTGTGCTCAAAGGGCTGAGCCGTATCACCGTGCGCAAAGATGTTTTGCCCAACCCACCGAAACTGATCGAAGGTCATAAGTTGCTAGTCGTCAATCCAGTTGGAGCCGAAGACTACAACCGTTACAATAACGAGTATCACAAATACTTTAGGTGAAAGATGAAAATCACGGACGTAAGAACTATCCGCTTGCGCGCGTCGATACCAACCGAAGGACAAGTGTTCAGCCGCTCAGGTGTGCGCAACACGCGGTCGACGACGCTCATCAAAGTGGAAACCGATGACGGTGTCTACGGTCTTGGTTCCGCGTCGGGAAATGGCGAGTTGATCGAAGTGATCGTCGCCCGAGTGCTGAAACCGCTGCTCATTGGCATGGATCCCACCGAGATCGACGCGATTTGGGACACCGCTTATTTTCGCGGTGGGCATAAAGAGTTCGGCACTCGCGGCATCGGCGTCGTGGCGCTGAGCGGGATCGATGTGGCGCTCTGGGACATTCTCGGCAAAGTGCGCGGCGTGCCGCTCTATCAGCTGCTCGGCGGCAAAGTGCGCGACCAGGTGCCGGTGTACGCCACTGCACTCTACCCAGAAGAGCCGTCAAAAGTTGCCCGGCGCGCGCGCGGCTTTGCCGATCAAGGTTTTCGCGGCGTGAAGATCAAAGTCGGTTTCGATTTGGATCAAGACATCCGCATCGTTCGGGCGGTGCGCCAGGAGTTGGGCAAAGACTTCATCGTTATGACCGACGCCAATCAAGGCTACAGCATCGACGTTGGCATCAAGGCCGCGCAGGCTTTCGCCGACGCTGGCGCTTTCTGGCTCGAAGAGCCGCTGTTCGTCGAAGACATCGCCGGTCACGCGATTCTGCGTGAGCGTGGCAATACGCCCATCGCCGTCGGGGAAAATTTGCACATGTGTTATGCCTTCGAGAATTTCATCCTGCGCGGTGCGGTGGATTTCATTCAACCCGATGTCGCGCGCGCCGGCGGCATTACCGAGATTCGTAAGATCACCGCGCTGGCGGCCAAGCACAAAGTCCCGGTGTCGTTTCACACCTGGGGCGATGGCGTTGCGCTGGCGGCGAGCGTTCATCTTTCGGCGGCATTGCAGGACTGCATCGTCATGGAGCTCGATTACACTTACAACCCGCTACGCGAAGAACTATTGCGCGAGCCGTTCAGAGTCGTGAACGGTTGCCTGATTCCGCCCGACAGACCAGGCTTGGGTATTGAACTCAATCAAGAGGCGCTTCAGCGTTTTGCTTTTTCTGGCGCCGAAGATCTCGCCGTTCGCCAGAAAACATTATCGTAGCGGTTATCCAGTCTCCCAGTCGCCGGCGTATTACATGTGCTGAGAGTTCTTGCCGTTGCACCACGCAGCAACGGATAATTGTCACGCCTGTCCTTTTCGCTTACCCAGTTTTCGCACTTCTGGTAGTGGAAGCGTCATCGCTTGTCGTTGGTTTGCTGGCATAAAGCTTGCGCGCTTTCCATGGGACTCAAATTATCGCCCGTGGGAGGTGTCATGAAATACTCTTTAGCGGTTTTGGCTAAACGGTCAAAATTAGTTTTCGCTTGGATAACGTTACTAACTTTTCTCTCCAGTTCCGCGCTGCCGGCGTTGGCCATCAACGCTAGTCAAGGGGGCGCATTGCCGCAACCTTTGCCACTATTTCCTGCCGACAATTGGTGGAATTTGGATGTCAGTAGCTGGCCGGTGGATTTGAATTCGGCCGGTTATATCAGCTTCATTAATAACGGTGGGACGAGACGATTACATCCCGACTTCGGCGGCGACGCGGGCGGCAATTCGATCTACGGCATTCCCTATGCTGTGATTACCAACGTGACTGATGTTGATTTGAAAGCGGTGGAATTTCT is a window from the Deltaproteobacteria bacterium genome containing:
- a CDS encoding LLM class flavin-dependent oxidoreductase; the protein is MAKIGLAWVNPAPLTKPENVVNFAKKCEAMGCDSMWTIDRIAYDNLEPLTILAAAAGATQKIRLGTSVLLGNTRHPAHLAKIISTLDFISNGRVTIGLGFGSREPDYKAVEIPYEHRGTRAVEQVQLMKRLWTEDNVTHKGQFYNVENLSVGPRPVQKPHPPLWTGGSAEAALKRAGTWANGFISGSSAIADFHVTWDKVASYAAAAGRNPNDIEKASLAFMAINDDKAKAIKVVEDYTMRYYGRIRTAVEPVSILGSPEQCVEKINYFLSKGLDTLIIGVADPDPRQLDLFGEKVLPKVKA
- a CDS encoding cupin domain-containing protein, translated to MDAFTYKLKTPKITGGRSHIPLADTEMMSVGINYYAVGRINKLHAHFGEDHTFVVLDGQATFYNKDHQPTVLNKGEAIMLPVGTLYYFGNSGDKPLALLRVSALKGKPEFTRVDAEGNKRTEVEDKYITVDGEPIPGQFWELS
- a CDS encoding cupin domain-containing protein, with the protein product MQASTFKLKTNLLTGGRSHTPLAKSGGLTMGLNFYTPGRKNKLHTHPGEDHAFVVIEGQATFFDKDNQPTVLNKGEGIMLPDGYYYYFESTGTVPLAILRSSAARKDRPAVLRVDVKGDKRMEEEEGFAVADGAAIEGQYWEMK
- a CDS encoding extracellular solute-binding protein translates to MKSVLSLLLVFGLDAGSSAHAQSPAERTKLIEEAKKEGKVVFYTGSSANDGNALKAAFEKKYPFIKMEYFRAGKDKLLGKYLTEARNNTFLADVYQGSVFPLATLQQRGLLARYRSAEREAIHDSLRPKDDYWAPVVLNAMTIAYNTRLVKGDDIPKSYDDLLLPKWKGKLGLDLNKTEWYVAMLQLLGEEKGRKYMDALSKQNVQARDGNTIGGQLLAAGEYAIVVSQYPTSVEEMKKSGAPIEWIALQPHLVYAQVLALTAKNSHPAAGKLFIDYCLSVEGQTVLKGLSRITVRKDVLPNPPKLIEGHKLLVVNPVGAEDYNRYNNEYHKYFR
- a CDS encoding mandelate racemase/muconate lactonizing enzyme family protein yields the protein MKITDVRTIRLRASIPTEGQVFSRSGVRNTRSTTLIKVETDDGVYGLGSASGNGELIEVIVARVLKPLLIGMDPTEIDAIWDTAYFRGGHKEFGTRGIGVVALSGIDVALWDILGKVRGVPLYQLLGGKVRDQVPVYATALYPEEPSKVARRARGFADQGFRGVKIKVGFDLDQDIRIVRAVRQELGKDFIVMTDANQGYSIDVGIKAAQAFADAGAFWLEEPLFVEDIAGHAILRERGNTPIAVGENLHMCYAFENFILRGAVDFIQPDVARAGGITEIRKITALAAKHKVPVSFHTWGDGVALAASVHLSAALQDCIVMELDYTYNPLREELLREPFRVVNGCLIPPDRPGLGIELNQEALQRFAFSGAEDLAVRQKTLS